The [Clostridium] scindens ATCC 35704 nucleotide sequence GCGGGAGGAATTAAGATGGAACAGATGTCCTTGTTTGACGACCGGCAGGCCAGCGCGCCGCTGGCAAGCCGATTAAGGCCCTCTTCTTTGGAAGACTTCGTGGGCCAGGAGCACCTTCTTGGGAAGGGAAGGATGTTAAGACAGCTGATCGAGCGAGACCAGATATCTTCCATGATATTCTGGGGGCCGCCCGGCGTAGGAAAGACGACGCTTGCCAGTATCATAGCCGGACGCACGAAGGCGGATTTTATCAATTTCAGCGCAGTCACCAGCGGAATCAAGGAGATCAAGGAGGTCATGAGGCAGGCGGAGGAAAGCCGCTGCATGGGGATTCGAACCGTACTATTCGTCGATGAGATTCACCGGTTCAATAAGGCCCAGCAGGATGCCTTCCTTCCATTTGTGGAAAAAGGGAGCATCGTCCTGATCGGCGCCACTACAGAGAATCCCTCCTTTGAAGTGAATGCGGCGCTTCTTTCCAGGTGCCGGGTATTCGTGCTGAAGGCTTTGGAAGAGACGGATTTGGTAAAATTATTGACCAATGCCCTGAATAGCCCGGCGGGCCTAAAAGACCAGAATGTCCGGATTACGCAGCAGCAGCTTAAGGCCATTGCGGCGTTTGCCAACGGGGATGCCAGAACGGCGCTGAATATTCTGGAGATGGCGGTGATAAACGGCGAGATCACGGCAGATGGCATGACGGTCACCAATGAAGGACTGGAGCAGTGCATCAGCAAGAAGTCCCTTTTATATGATAAAAATGGTGAAGAACATTATAACTTGATATCGGCGCTTCACAAGTCCATGCGTAACAGCGACCCGGATGCGGCCATTTACTGGATGTGCCGCATGCTGGAGGGAGGGGAGAATCCCCTGTATATCGCGAGGAGGCTGATTCGTTTTGCAAGCGAGGATATTGGAATGGCGGACAGCCATGCTCTTCAGGTGGCGGTTGCGGCCTATCAGGCGTGTCATTTTCTGGGAATGCCGGAGTGCGATGTGCACCTGACCCATGCAGTCACCTATCTGTCCGTGGCTCCTAAGTCCAATGCCCTTTATATGGCATGCGAGGCATGCAAGAAGGATGTGAAGAATCTGCGTGCCCAGCCGGTTCCCCTACAGATTCGCAATGCGCCTACCAGCCTGATGAAGGAACTGGACTATGGGAAAGGCTATGAATATGCCCACGATACAGAAGAGAAGCTGACGCATATGCAGTGCATGCCTGAGGGAATGGAAGACAGGAAATACTACCGGCCCACCACGCAGGGAGAAGAAGAAAGGGTAAAGGAACGGCTGGAAGCAATTGAGGCATGGCGCAGAAGTTAACATAGCGGGAAAGTCCCCGGCTAAAAAGACTAGGATGAAGAAGGATGGAAAGAAGATGAAAGAGGAAAAAAGCGCATTTGAGAGAATCTACGATATTATCCGGGAGATTCCCGAAGGAAAGGTGGCTTCCTATGGACAGGTCGCAGAACTTGCGGGAAACCGCCGGTGGGCACGGGTGGTAGGCTATGCCCTTCATGCTGTGCCAGAAGACAGCGAGCTTCCCTGCCACCGGGTGGTAACTAAGGATGGTAATGTATCCTGCGCCTTTAGCGGCGGCATCTGCAACCGGCAGATGGAATTGCTGAAAAAAGAAGGGGTAGGATTTATAGACGATCATGTGGATATGCGACGCTTTCAATGGTCGAAGCGCCTATTCTGATGTTTGGGCTCGCAAGGCAGGCTCTGACCGATCCATCTTTCTAAAGATTAAGATTATTTGAATATCGTCCTGCATAGGGAATTTATAGAGAATATCATGCTATAATATTTCCCGAAAGGCAGGGCGATATTTTTATGGAAATAAAGAAAAAGATGCTGGCAGCGGATGATGAGCCGGGAATCATCCATCTGTTAAAGGATTATTTTGAAATGCAGGACTACCAGGTGATAGAGGCCGAAAATGGGATGGAAGTACTGGAGAAGATATCCCAGAATCCGGATATTATTCTTCTGGATGTGAATATGCCAGGATTGGATGGATTTGAAGTATGCGAGAGAATCCGCGCGCATGTCTCCTGCCCCATCCTTTTTTTGACGGCAAAGATAGAAGAGGCTGACAGGATCAAGGGCCTGATGCTGGGAGGCGATGACTATATATTGAAACCCTTCAGTATCGAAGAACTGGGAGCAAGGGTGGAAGCCCATCTGCGAAGGGAAGAACGAATTAAGCGCAAAAAGCCGGTGAAGATCTGTGGAGCGCTGGCAATACGCTATGAAGAACGCTGCGTATATATCGGGGAAGATTTGCTTGGGCTTACCAAGACAGAATATGGAATCCTGGAACTTCTGTCTCTCAATCCAGGACAGGTATTCAGCAAAGAGCAGCTCTATGAAAAGGTCCGGGGGTATGAAGGGGATGCAGATGCAGGCATCATAACAGAGCATATCCGAAGAATCAGGGCAAAGATCAGCCGTTACACAGATAAGGCATATATTGAGACGGTATGGGGAGTGGGATATCGATGGATTGGATAAATGAGAAATTTGAAAAACTGTTTTCCTGGGTGAGGAATCTTACTTTCCGCAGGGCAATGATCGCTTATATCCTATTGACATCCGTTATCGTATGGGCATTATCTTTTGTTACAATGCGCCTGTGCTGGCAGTGGGAGAACAGTCTGTGGAAACAATATGACAGTATCAATGACTTAGGCAATGTCATAGTTGAAAATGGCTTGATGTGGATGAATTCGATGTGGAGGCAGCAGGTAGATGGCAGGCTGATAGTATTGGATATGATCCGGGTGTGGTGTCCGTTCTTCTATTTCCTGGCAGGAATCATTGTGGCGATCTGCCTTTTTTACCGAAGGCGGCTTCGGACGCCGCTTGCAATTCTGGAAGACTCCGCGGCTGCCATCAGAGGAAATGATCTGGACTTTCGGAACGCCTATGACAGCAGGGATGAGATGGGCAGGCTGTGCCAGTCCTTTGAAGAGATGCGCCAGGAACTGGTATGCAATAAGGAAAACATGTGGAAACTGGTGGAGCGGCAGAAAGAGTTGAATGCGGCGTTTGCCCATGATCTTCGAACGCCGCTAACGGTATTAAAAGGATATACGGATTTTTTGGCCAGATATATCCCGGAGGGCAAGGTAAGCCAGGAAAAGATGCAGGATACCCTGGAATTGATGTCGGATCATATTAAGAGGCTGGAACGCTACAGCTATACCATGAAAGAAGTCAGAGGAATCGACGAGGTACCGCTGCGGGCTGAGGATATGGCACTTGAGGGGATACAGAGCAAGATAGGAGAAGTGGTATTTGCCTTGAACCAGATCGGGGATATCTGGATCGATTATGCCAGATCTGAAACAGAATGCGAGATATACGCGGATGACAGCCTGATCGTGGAAGTACTTGAGAATCTGCTTTCCAACGCTATTCGCTATGCCAGGACAAAGATCCAGGTAATGGATGACTATGATGCGGCCAGCAGCGAGCTGATCCTGGCAGTCAGAGATGATGGGCCGGGATTTGCCAAAGAACAGATGCGAAAGGCGCTCAGGCCTTATTATAAAGAGTATGAAGACGATGCAAAGGATGAACACTTCGGCATAGGGCTCCATATCTGCAGGCAGCTGTGCCGCAAGCACGGCGGAACGCTGGACATTGCCAACAGCGTGGAAGGCGGTGCCATCGCCACAGCATCCTTCTCCTGCAAAAAGGAATCAAGAGAATCTTAATATTTCGTAGGGAAAATATAGATATTTGTATTCTATGCTATAGATATCCGAATAGAAAGAGAGGAGAATCAGAATGGATATAAGTATCAAGATAGAAGGCCTGAATCAATATTATGGCAGAAAACAGGCGCTTAAGGATGTGAATCTTTATATCAAGACGGGCATGTTCGGACTGCTTGGAAGGAATGGGGCAGGAAAGACGACCCTTATGAAGGTCCTGGCCACGCTTCTTAAGAAGTCCGAGGGAAAGGTATCAATATGTGGCATCCCGGTGGAGGATGCCAGGGAAATCAGACGGATCGTAGGGTATCTGCCCCAGGAATTCTCCATGTATCCGAATATGACGGTATATGAGGCGATGGATTATCTGGGCGTGCTTTCCGGCATGGATCAAAAAAGCAGAAAACAGAAGATTCCAAAACTTTTATATAAGGTAAATCTACAGGAAGACCAGAAGAAAAAAGTAAAAGTATTATCAGGGGGAATGAAGAGACGGCTGGGGATAGCCCAGGCTATCCTGCATGATCCCAAGATACTGATAGTGGATGAGCCTACGGCGGGACTGGACCCTGAGGAGCGTGTCAGGTTCCGCAATCTGCTGTGCGAGATAGCAAAGGATCGGATTGTGATTCTGTCTACGCATATCGTGGGGGATATTGAGGCTACCTGCGAGGACATCGCGGTGCTGGACGAGGGAAGCCTGATCTACCAGGGTACGGCTGCAGAATTGACCAGCCTGGCAGAAGGCAAGGTATATATGGCGGAAATCAGCAGGAAAGAAATGGAAACATTAAAGGAAAAATACGTGGTGACCAGCATGCTTACCCTGGGTAATAATGTGATGGCGCGTTTTATATCTGAAACCAGGCCCTTTGAGTCGGCGAAACTTTGCGAAGCAGGGGTGGAGGACGCCTAT carries:
- a CDS encoding replication-associated recombination protein A; this translates as MEQMSLFDDRQASAPLASRLRPSSLEDFVGQEHLLGKGRMLRQLIERDQISSMIFWGPPGVGKTTLASIIAGRTKADFINFSAVTSGIKEIKEVMRQAEESRCMGIRTVLFVDEIHRFNKAQQDAFLPFVEKGSIVLIGATTENPSFEVNAALLSRCRVFVLKALEETDLVKLLTNALNSPAGLKDQNVRITQQQLKAIAAFANGDARTALNILEMAVINGEITADGMTVTNEGLEQCISKKSLLYDKNGEEHYNLISALHKSMRNSDPDAAIYWMCRMLEGGENPLYIARRLIRFASEDIGMADSHALQVAVAAYQACHFLGMPECDVHLTHAVTYLSVAPKSNALYMACEACKKDVKNLRAQPVPLQIRNAPTSLMKELDYGKGYEYAHDTEEKLTHMQCMPEGMEDRKYYRPTTQGEEERVKERLEAIEAWRRS
- a CDS encoding MGMT family protein; this translates as MKEEKSAFERIYDIIREIPEGKVASYGQVAELAGNRRWARVVGYALHAVPEDSELPCHRVVTKDGNVSCAFSGGICNRQMELLKKEGVGFIDDHVDMRRFQWSKRLF
- a CDS encoding response regulator transcription factor, whose amino-acid sequence is MEIKKKMLAADDEPGIIHLLKDYFEMQDYQVIEAENGMEVLEKISQNPDIILLDVNMPGLDGFEVCERIRAHVSCPILFLTAKIEEADRIKGLMLGGDDYILKPFSIEELGARVEAHLRREERIKRKKPVKICGALAIRYEERCVYIGEDLLGLTKTEYGILELLSLNPGQVFSKEQLYEKVRGYEGDADAGIITEHIRRIRAKISRYTDKAYIETVWGVGYRWIG
- a CDS encoding HAMP domain-containing sensor histidine kinase, with protein sequence MDWINEKFEKLFSWVRNLTFRRAMIAYILLTSVIVWALSFVTMRLCWQWENSLWKQYDSINDLGNVIVENGLMWMNSMWRQQVDGRLIVLDMIRVWCPFFYFLAGIIVAICLFYRRRLRTPLAILEDSAAAIRGNDLDFRNAYDSRDEMGRLCQSFEEMRQELVCNKENMWKLVERQKELNAAFAHDLRTPLTVLKGYTDFLARYIPEGKVSQEKMQDTLELMSDHIKRLERYSYTMKEVRGIDEVPLRAEDMALEGIQSKIGEVVFALNQIGDIWIDYARSETECEIYADDSLIVEVLENLLSNAIRYARTKIQVMDDYDAASSELILAVRDDGPGFAKEQMRKALRPYYKEYEDDAKDEHFGIGLHICRQLCRKHGGTLDIANSVEGGAIATASFSCKKESRES
- a CDS encoding ABC transporter ATP-binding protein; the protein is MDISIKIEGLNQYYGRKQALKDVNLYIKTGMFGLLGRNGAGKTTLMKVLATLLKKSEGKVSICGIPVEDAREIRRIVGYLPQEFSMYPNMTVYEAMDYLGVLSGMDQKSRKQKIPKLLYKVNLQEDQKKKVKVLSGGMKRRLGIAQAILHDPKILIVDEPTAGLDPEERVRFRNLLCEIAKDRIVILSTHIVGDIEATCEDIAVLDEGSLIYQGTAAELTSLAEGKVYMAEISRKEMETLKEKYVVTSMLTLGNNVMARFISETRPFESAKLCEAGVEDAYLYLMHGKRGGR